The Nitrososphaerota archaeon genome has a segment encoding these proteins:
- a CDS encoding ribosome assembly factor SBDS, whose translation MSSKFTTVRLSVAGEHFEILVNPETALNYKLGRNVELGQVLAVDEIYSDSGKALRVSAEKLQKAFKTTDIMKVAETILKEGELQLTTDQRRKMVEEKKRQIVNTIARNFVDPRTGMPHPALRIEQAMQEARVQIDPFRDAAEQTKKVIDALRVILPLKSEKIRLKIVVPPQFAPQSIGALKSFGELQNEQWGADGSLTTVIEIPAGVRTALLERLGSATKGAAQAIEVK comes from the coding sequence ATGTCAAGTAAGTTCACCACGGTACGTTTGTCTGTTGCAGGTGAACATTTCGAGATTCTGGTAAACCCTGAAACGGCATTAAATTACAAGCTTGGAAGAAATGTAGAGCTAGGACAGGTTTTAGCCGTAGATGAGATTTATTCTGATTCTGGCAAGGCTCTGAGGGTATCTGCAGAGAAGCTTCAGAAGGCTTTCAAGACCACGGACATAATGAAAGTGGCAGAGACGATACTCAAGGAAGGAGAGCTTCAGCTAACTACGGATCAGAGGAGGAAGATGGTCGAGGAGAAGAAGAGGCAGATAGTAAACACGATCGCAAGGAATTTTGTCGATCCGAGGACGGGGATGCCGCACCCAGCCTTGAGAATTGAACAAGCGATGCAGGAGGCCAGAGTCCAAATCGATCCTTTCAGAGATGCCGCGGAGCAGACAAAGAAGGTCATTGATGCATTAAGGGTAATACTCCCACTAAAATCTGAGAAGATCAGGCTCAAGATAGTGGTGCCTCCTCAATTCGCCCCCCAGTCTATAGGCGCATTGAAGAGCTTTGGAGAATTGCAAAACGAGCAGTGGGGAGCGGACGGTTCATTAACTACCGTCATAGAAATACCTGCGGGCGTCAGAACAGCTCTCCTTGAAAGACTAGGATCAGCAACGAAGGGCGCTGCACAAGCTATTGAGGTAAAGTGA
- a CDS encoding RNA-binding protein translates to MPEIKRKYVIPGELIVEGNYRPVANVLRIGEKYYSTRVGMAEVGHEGVRVIPLSGPYIPRVDDLVVGKVVDYSAFAWEVDINSCFFAFLPAQSVFGKEYSPAEDSLTSKFAVGDMLAARIIAFDRTRDPLLGISGPGLGRIPRGEIVKITPTKVPRLIGKRGSMIRTIEMAANCRLTIGQNGVVVVNGSPDGVLMSLKAIKLVEEEAHTADLTQKVQALLGQGGAPA, encoded by the coding sequence ATGCCAGAAATAAAAAGAAAATATGTAATCCCGGGCGAGTTGATTGTAGAAGGCAATTACCGCCCCGTGGCAAACGTGCTCCGTATAGGAGAGAAGTACTACAGCACTAGAGTTGGAATGGCTGAAGTAGGCCATGAAGGAGTGAGGGTAATCCCTCTATCAGGGCCGTACATTCCCAGAGTCGATGACCTAGTGGTAGGGAAGGTCGTTGACTATTCTGCATTTGCGTGGGAGGTAGACATCAATTCCTGCTTCTTCGCCTTCCTGCCAGCTCAGAGCGTCTTCGGGAAGGAATATTCCCCAGCTGAGGACTCGCTGACAAGCAAGTTCGCAGTTGGAGATATGTTAGCAGCAAGGATAATCGCGTTCGACAGGACGAGAGACCCTCTACTGGGTATTTCTGGGCCTGGATTGGGGAGAATTCCAAGAGGGGAAATAGTTAAGATAACTCCAACCAAGGTGCCAAGGTTGATAGGAAAGAGAGGATCAATGATAAGAACAATCGAGATGGCGGCCAATTGCAGATTGACTATTGGGCAGAACGGTGTCGTTGTAGTGAACGGCTCTCCAGATGGAGTGCTGATGAGTTTGAAGGCTATCAAGCTCGTTGAAGAAGAGGCTCACACTGCAGACCTTACACAAAAGGTTCAAGCACTGCTTGGCCAGGGAGGCGCTCCAGCATGA
- a CDS encoding 3-isopropylmalate dehydratase small subunit: protein MAGKAWKFGDGVSTDHIAPGRYFHLRSNLPELSKHVLEDARVDFATNVKRGDFVVAGRNFGLGSSREHAPTIIKMAGVEAVIAKSFARIFYRNCVNIGLPVIIADTDQISEGDMLEVDLSAGKVRNVTKKTELNFPPLPDIMTKILQEGGLIPYIQKHGGLPDI, encoded by the coding sequence ATGGCAGGCAAGGCTTGGAAATTCGGGGACGGAGTCAGCACAGATCATATAGCCCCGGGGAGATACTTCCACCTACGCTCCAATCTTCCAGAGCTTTCAAAGCATGTTCTGGAGGATGCGAGGGTTGACTTTGCTACAAATGTCAAGCGAGGGGATTTTGTAGTTGCGGGCAGGAACTTTGGTCTGGGATCGAGCAGGGAGCACGCACCAACAATAATCAAGATGGCTGGAGTCGAAGCTGTCATCGCAAAATCGTTTGCTAGGATATTCTACCGCAACTGTGTCAACATAGGATTGCCTGTCATAATTGCTGACACCGACCAGATTTCTGAGGGAGACATGCTTGAAGTTGACCTTTCTGCTGGCAAGGTCAGGAACGTTACAAAGAAGACAGAACTGAACTTTCCTCCTCTACCAGATATCATGACCAAGATACTGCAGGAAGGAGGCTTGATTCCCTATATCCAGAAACACGGCGGGCTACCAGACATTTAG
- a CDS encoding prefoldin subunit beta, whose translation MSTQEVPPWLRDQLARFEQLQQNLQAILVQKQQVEVELAEVEKALAELTKMATDGTVFKSAGSILVKVNKDDMQKELQERKDLANTRSAVLAKQEQRVRESVKEVQNKIDEAVRARQQPSGS comes from the coding sequence ATGAGTACTCAGGAAGTTCCGCCTTGGTTGAGAGATCAGCTGGCAAGGTTTGAGCAGCTGCAGCAGAACCTGCAGGCAATACTGGTCCAAAAGCAACAGGTTGAAGTTGAACTGGCCGAAGTTGAAAAGGCCCTTGCAGAGCTGACAAAGATGGCAACAGATGGAACAGTCTTCAAGTCAGCAGGCTCGATTTTGGTCAAGGTCAATAAGGACGACATGCAGAAAGAGCTCCAAGAAAGGAAAGACCTCGCCAATACAAGGTCTGCAGTTCTGGCCAAGCAGGAGCAAAGGGTAAGAGAAAGCGTAAAGGAAGTTCAAAACAAGATAGATGAAGCTGTCAGGGCGAGGCAGCAGCCTTCAGGTTCATAG
- a CDS encoding exosome complex exonuclease Rrp41 has translation MTAVLLNEQGLRHDGRKVDELRPVKIEVGILKNANGSAYIEFGKNKIIAAVYGPKEVHPKHMALPDRAVLRCRYHMSPFSTDTRKNPAPSRREIEISKVIREALEPAVMLYDYPRTAIDVFLEVLQSDGGSRCASIDCASVALADAGINMRDLVSACAAGKVLDQVVLDLDDVEDKEGSADMPLAIMPNFNQVTLFQLDGILSAEQFKQAFSYGLGGANKVYQLQKEALMKKYFGDGEPAMEES, from the coding sequence ATGACAGCAGTTCTGCTAAACGAGCAGGGCTTAAGGCATGATGGAAGGAAAGTTGATGAACTAAGGCCTGTAAAGATAGAGGTGGGAATACTCAAGAATGCCAACGGCTCAGCGTACATAGAATTCGGGAAGAACAAGATCATAGCCGCAGTTTATGGCCCGAAAGAGGTTCATCCAAAGCACATGGCCCTCCCGGACAGGGCAGTTTTAAGGTGCAGGTACCACATGTCCCCGTTTTCAACAGATACTAGGAAGAACCCTGCGCCTTCAAGGAGAGAGATAGAAATTTCCAAGGTTATCAGGGAAGCGTTGGAACCTGCAGTCATGCTGTATGATTACCCTAGAACTGCCATAGATGTCTTCTTGGAAGTTCTCCAGTCTGATGGAGGCTCCAGATGTGCTAGTATCGATTGCGCCTCCGTTGCTCTTGCAGATGCGGGGATAAACATGCGGGATCTTGTCTCAGCCTGCGCTGCAGGTAAAGTGCTAGACCAAGTAGTTTTGGATCTGGATGATGTAGAGGACAAGGAAGGCTCAGCAGACATGCCACTCGCCATAATGCCTAACTTTAATCAGGTTACCCTGTTCCAGCTCGACGGGATACTGTCAGCAGAGCAGTTCAAGCAGGCATTCTCCTACGGCCTTGGCGGGGCAAACAAGGTCTACCAGCTGCAGAAGGAAGCGCTGATGAAGAAGTATTTTGGTGATGGCGAACCCGCAATGGAGGAGAGCTAG
- a CDS encoding exosome complex protein Rrp42 → MSAVKKSLVVEQLRRNQMIELLARGKRIDGRGLLDYRPIKIETGIIPKASGSARVTIGDTQVIAGIKVETGTPFPDTPDQGLLVVNAELLPISSPYAEPGPPDESAIELARVVDRGVRESQMIDVSQLVIKEGEKVYAVFADVSILNTDGNLLDTTSYAVVAAMLSAKYKKYEMVDGKLKQTDTVEPLPLKTIPVSVTMAKIGDSIIVDPTDEEEAVMDARLTLTSDSNGNMVAGQKGEPGTFSFDQMLNGADISRMKGEEIRKMLKEATGFTG, encoded by the coding sequence ATGTCAGCAGTAAAGAAATCTCTTGTCGTTGAGCAGCTAAGAAGGAACCAGATGATCGAGCTTCTTGCTCGGGGGAAGAGGATTGATGGAAGAGGCCTTTTGGATTACAGGCCAATAAAGATAGAAACTGGCATAATACCAAAGGCCAGCGGCTCGGCAAGAGTAACTATAGGGGACACTCAGGTCATAGCAGGCATAAAGGTGGAGACTGGCACGCCTTTCCCTGATACACCAGATCAAGGTCTGCTCGTAGTCAATGCTGAACTGCTCCCAATATCTTCTCCTTATGCAGAGCCAGGCCCTCCAGATGAAAGCGCGATAGAACTTGCAAGAGTCGTCGATAGAGGGGTAAGGGAATCACAGATGATAGACGTTTCACAACTAGTCATCAAGGAGGGGGAGAAGGTGTATGCGGTCTTTGCCGATGTCAGCATCCTTAACACTGATGGAAATCTCCTTGACACGACTTCCTATGCTGTAGTAGCGGCTATGCTCTCTGCCAAATACAAAAAGTATGAAATGGTTGATGGGAAGCTAAAACAGACGGATACGGTAGAGCCATTACCATTGAAGACGATACCAGTTTCGGTCACGATGGCAAAGATAGGAGATTCTATCATTGTTGACCCTACTGACGAGGAGGAGGCTGTGATGGACGCTAGGCTTACTCTGACATCGGATTCGAACGGGAACATGGTTGCAGGCCAGAAGGGAGAGCCTGGGACGTTCAGTTTCGACCAGATGCTAAATGGTGCTGATATTTCAAGGATGAAGGGCGAAGAGATCAGAAAGATGCTGAAGGAGGCGACAGGGTTTACCGGCTGA